The following nucleotide sequence is from bacterium.
AGGATGATCCCCCACGCGTCCTCCAGCGCTGGGACGCGACCCGGACGAACGGCCTCGTGCACCTCGAAACCCGCCTTGCCGCCGCGGGCGACGCGGCGATCGTCTGGGAATTCCGCCATCCCACGGCGTGGGAGCAGTCGCTCGCCGACCGTCTGGAGCGTGCCGGAGGCATCCGCCGGGCGCTCGACCTTCCCGACATCCCACCGTATCCGAGGATGCGACCCGCCGGCGACGGTGCACCGCCGTTCCAGATCGTCACGCCCCTCCACGAACGCGGCGCCGCGCTCGCGGCGCTGCGCGCTTGGCTCGAGCCACCGATCGCGTGGGCATCGTGCGCCACGGCGGCGAAGCGCAGCGTCCGGACGATCGACAACCACGCGCTCACGGTGATCGGCCCGACGTCGGCAGCGGACGCCGACGACGCGGACACCTGGACGATCGGTAGCTACGCGTTCGCATGGCTCGGCCAGACGCGCGCCAGCGTTGCGGAGCCGGTCGCCGTCCGTCTCGCCGACGACGACGTGCGCGTGCTCGACCGCCACGCGCACGAGGTCACGCTGAAGCACGGCGCCGAGACGGGCCGCCGGGCGCTCGCGGGACTGCCCCCGGTCGGGCGACATTGCGCGGCCGCGGCCGCCGGGCGCTGGTTCGCCGTCGACGGTCTCTCGGGTGCGCTGCACAGCGACCCGCCCGCCCCGTTCACCCTACCGCCAGGCCGGTGGACCGGCCTCGCCGGGGTGGACGACACGCTCGTGCTCGCGGGCGACGGCGAGCTCGTGCTCCTCGACGCCGGCAGCGGCGCCGTACGGCGGCGCTTTCCGGCCCGCATCACACCGCCGATGCCACACCGGCGCGGCGACTGCCCACCCATCGCCCTCGGCGACGACTTCGTCGTGGCTCTCGACGCGTTCCGTGGCCGACTCGCCTTCTACGGCCTCGACGGCCGCCCGCTCGGCGACGTCCCATTGAGCCCGATCACGCCGCTCGATCCGTTCGGCGTAGCAGCGCTCGGCGCCCGGGGCAGGACCGTTGCGATCGCACAGCTGAACCGTATCGAGCTGCTGGACGTCGCGCTGCCATGCAGACCAGAGATCGAGCCCGCAACCTGGCGCCCCGACGATCGAACACCGAGCCCACGAGTGGCCCGCTAGACCTCGGCGTGCGAAGCACCCTGCGTGCGAGTGGACTCGCCGCTCGAGCGCCCGCTCGCCGCGCGATGCCGGGGGATCGCCGAGCCCGGCCCGACGACGCCCCACTGCGCGAGCGCGAAAACGAGCACGGCGAGGCTCGCCGCGGTCATACCGAGCGCGACCCATTCGAGGGCCGGGAGCGGTCCCCAGTAGGTACGGGGTGCAGCATTCGCACGCAGCGTCTCGAGGGCGGCCGCTCCGACCGAGAAGATGACGAGACCCACGAGGGCGACCTGTCCGTCGAACCGCTTCCTGCGGTGGACCCGCATGCCGACGATCGCGACGAGAAGCCCGACTGCCGCGAAGTACAGCTGGAGCGGATGAACGGGCAGCGACATCGTCGAGCGCGGCGGCAAGAGCCCGCTGAACAGATGCTGGCGGAAAACGAAGGTGTCGGACGGAAAGCGCACACACCACCCGTGGTCGCACGGGGTGCCGAAGCAGCAGCCGTTC
It contains:
- a CDS encoding prolipoprotein diacylglyceryl transferase, which translates into the protein MQRTLIDLPQFGVVVSGYGGLLALAAAVCLLVGPWWAARLEGLDRRAVRRALLLVAVAPWIGGRLHFVLNNWALFAERPSRMLALTDGGLHAAGAILALALALPLGARWAGVPLLRLADGLTPMVGIGVAIARIGCFLNGCCFGTPCDHGWCVRFPSDTFVFRQHLFSGLLPPRSTMSLPVHPLQLYFAAVGLLVAIVGMRVHRRKRFDGQVALVGLVIFSVGAAALETLRANAAPRTYWGPLPALEWVALGMTAASLAVLVFALAQWGVVGPGSAIPRHRAASGRSSGESTRTQGASHAEV